A DNA window from Daucus carota subsp. sativus chromosome 3, DH1 v3.0, whole genome shotgun sequence contains the following coding sequences:
- the LOC108210624 gene encoding uncharacterized protein LOC108210624, with protein sequence METAASSVDPFLVEALQNPRHRLTILRMELDIQNFLRNSKQQQFEFQHFPTSYLRLAAHRVAQHYGLLTMVQDYSLDGQGMKIVVKRLANSSYPAVCLSDVPVQQSDNDKLEQKKFVIRPRPKSSNGSSELEKRSSTRTVEERKEEYDRARARIFSGPNSPESEDTVSQSPLNRKIENSVVDESEASDLDRNFSAKDGSVPSRVAIFRDREKDRSDPDYDRSYNRYVRNVPNTQNLNLAPFNMQSFHPPYLHYDSATPQLGQLPSSQASIGYSNTVMSPYCAIGLNQTSRDAVYMQWPSHAMMYPQPYDQFTHAVFQAPFCQQPLSFEYSHNY encoded by the exons ATGGAAACTGCTGCCTCCTCCGTCGATCCCTTCCTCGTTGAGGCTCTTCAAAACCCTCGTCATCGTCTCACCA TCTTGCGGATGGAACTTGATATTCAGAATTTCCTTCGAAACTCTAAACAACAACAGTTTGAGTTTCAACATTTCCCAACATCTTACCTTCGTCTTGCAGCACATCGTGTTGCTCAACACTATGGTCTACTAACTATGGTTCAAGATTATTCCTTAGATGGGCAAGGAATGAAAATTGTGGTGAAAAGGTTGGCTAATAGTAGTTACCCCGCTGTTTGTTTGTCAGACGTACCAGTTCAACAATCAGACAATGACAAGCTTGAGCAGAAAAAGTTTGTCATAAGACCAAGGCCCAAATCCTCGAATGGATCTAGTGAGTTGGAAAAACGAAGTTCCACAAGAACTGTAGAAGAGAGAAAGGAAGAGTATGACAGGGCTAGAGCTCGTATATTTAGTGGTCCTAATAGTCCTGAGTCGGAAGACACAGTATCTCAGTCCCCCCTAAACAGAAAGATTGAAAATTCTGTCGTGGATGAAAGTGAAGCAAGTGACTTGGATAGAAACTTTAGCGCAAAGGATGGTAGTGTTCCCTCGCGTGTGGCTATTTTTAGGGATAGGGAGAAGGATCGTTCAGATCCAGATTATGATCGGAGCTACAACAG GTATGTCAGGAATGTTCCTAACACTCAAAACCTTAACTTGGCACCTTTCAATATGCAGAGTTTCCACCCTCCATATCTGCATTATGATTCTGCTACGCCGCAGTTGGGACAGTTGCCAAGCTCCCAAGCTTCCATTGGATATAGTAATACAGTCATGAGCCCCTACTGTGCTATTGGACTGAATCAGACATCACGAGATGCTGTCTATATGCAGTGGCCATCTCATGCCATGATGTATCCACAGCCATATGATCAGTTTACACATGCTGTTTTTCAG GCTCCTTTCTGTCAGCAGCCCCTTAGTTTTGAATACTCTCACAATTACTGA
- the LOC108211036 gene encoding transcription factor MYBC1, whose product MREDESNWFSKWEEQLPSPDELMPLSQTLITPHLAVAFDITNNPVINTSPGGVATLQVQHSLQPPPPLSMPLQSPNSGEFDSSELGGGGAAGDEPARTLKRPRLVWTPQLHKRFVDAVAHLGIKNAVPKTIMQLMSVDGLTRENVASHLQKYRLYLKRMQGLSGSGGGSHASSGDAATDHLFASSPVPAHFLHQGRSNSEHFLPFVPVSALQQQQMVAVAGHPQYRHVPHFGSPSNAQFEHPFMARQPHQQQQQVHRMGTPVQNTLQSSYIEDLESGNARKVLTLFPTGND is encoded by the coding sequence ATGAGGGAAGATGAGTCAAATTGGTTCTCGAAATGGGAAGAGCAACTCCCATCACCTGATGAGCTCATGCCTTTGTCTCAGACGCTGATAACTCCTCATCTTGCTGTTGCTTTCGATATCACGAATAATCCGGTTATTAATACGAGTCCGGGTGGTGTTGCTACGTTGCAGGTGCAACATAGTTTACAGCCTCCACCACCATTATCTATGCCTCTTCAGTCGCCCAATTCAGGAGAATTTGATTCGTCTGAATTGGGTGGTGGTGGAGCTGCAGGCGACGAGCCTGCAAGGACGCTGAAGAGGCCTAGGCTTGTGTGGACACCGCAGCTCCACAAAAGATTTGTGGATGCGGTGGCCCACCTGGGAATCAAGAATGCAGTTCCCAAGACAATAATGCAACTCATGAGTGTGGATGGATTGACTCGCGAGAACGTCGCGAGTCATCTGCAGAAGTACAGGCTGTATCTGAAAAGAATGCAAGGTCTTTCTGGAAGTGGCGGTGGAAGCCATGCTTCTAGTGGAGATGCCGCCACTGATCATTTATTCGCTAGCTCACCGGTGCCAGCTCATTTTCTGCATCAGGGTCGTTCTAATTCGGAACATTTCTTGCCTTTTGTGCCTGTTTCTGCGCTGCAACAACAGCAAATGGTGGCTGTTGCAGGACATCCACAATATAGGCACGTGCCTCATTTTGGCTCTCCTTCTAACGCGCAATTTGAGCATCCATTTATGGCGAGACAGCCACATCAGCAGCAACAACAGGTTCACAGGATGGGGACACCTGTCCAGAATACACTGCAATCTTCTTACATTGAGGATTTGGAGTCCGGGAACGCGAGGAAAGTACTCACGTTGTTTCCGACAGGAAATGACTAA